The following is a genomic window from Bacteroidia bacterium.
ATACGGCCGCGACAACATCAGATTTTTCAAATACTGAAGATGCGAAGAGCCCGGAGCTACTAACGCCTCCAGCCAGTACATATCCGCATATACAATGGGCGTCCGGCCTTTGTCAAACATTTGCCAGATACTATTATGACCGTAAGTAATGCCGCACCCTCCCGCAAAAACCGACCAGTATGAAGCCCTGCGCACATCAAAATCATCAAATTTAGGCCCAGCTTCACTGAAACCCACCCGAATCCCTTCGTAATTGGGCTCGCCATCCAACACCGGTTTGGCCGGCGTGCGCGCATAGTCGCGGGCAATCATATCGTAATTGGGCGCACCGGGATGCATATGTCCCGATTGCAACATGTTGAAATCCAGCCACGGAGCTTCGTGAAGCACTTCGCCCGACGAACGCCCCCCATAAATATGATACGTCATCAGCCGGCCACCATCGCCCTTGTGTGTCCCCAATGCCATTTGATCCCAGATTTCTTCATACCCCTCCGGCCCTCTGTCTCCGCCAAATATCCAGATGATGTTGGTATGTTTTTTAAGCCTTTCACCCAGATATTTTCCGTAAGAGAAAGCCGTCTCCGGTGTAAATAGCGAAAGGTTTTCAAAAAGCGGATGAGGTTTATTTTCAACGTGAGAACCCCAGGTAGGCAAAATAGCCATATAAAGACCGTATTCCGCAGCTTTCCCCACAGCGTAATCTACCAGGTCGAAAAATGCTTCATTGGGTTTGGTTACATCTGTGCCATCAAACGGAAGGTTACCTTCTGCGTTGGGAACAGTCACCCCATCCAGTTCGCCCAGCACCACCGCCTGTACCATCGTAAAACCCTTTGTAGCGCGATTGCGAAAATAGAGATCCATTTCGTCCCGGTTAAGCCGGTGAAATAATTCCCAGGCGGTATCTCCCAGATAAAAAAACGGCTGGCCATCTTCCGTGATGAGAAACCGCCCATTTTCACTGACTTTGAGACGAGGAAGTTGGGCATGGAGGAAATTTACAGCTGCAAAAGCCAGCAGGAAAAACAGGGCTGGGTATTTCATAAGTAATACTTTCGTTAAATTTATTCATTCCTACCGAAAACACATTTACCGATAGGTATAAAAACAAAAAGTAAGGGTTATATTCATACTATCAATCGTTTCTACCTTGGCTATCAGGACTTCTACATTATTACTTTTCCTCGCGG
Proteins encoded in this region:
- a CDS encoding glycoside hydrolase family 140 protein; protein product: MKYPALFFLLAFAAVNFLHAQLPRLKVSENGRFLITEDGQPFFYLGDTAWELFHRLNRDEMDLYFRNRATKGFTMVQAVVLGELDGVTVPNAEGNLPFDGTDVTKPNEAFFDLVDYAVGKAAEYGLYMAILPTWGSHVENKPHPLFENLSLFTPETAFSYGKYLGERLKKHTNIIWIFGGDRGPEGYEEIWDQMALGTHKGDGGRLMTYHIYGGRSSGEVLHEAPWLDFNMLQSGHMHPGAPNYDMIARDYARTPAKPVLDGEPNYEGIRVGFSEAGPKFDDFDVRRASYWSVFAGGCGITYGHNSIWQMFDKGRTPIVYADMYWLEALVAPGSSHLQYLKNLMLSRPYLSRIPDQSVLLSDGPSWPAEGVGANHIQATRDGTPGGKDASYLMIYYPYPYKILVNTQSIAGENLNVWWYNPRNGMTYFNGTFPNTGTFSLPWDKRLRKEMGGPDWVLVIDDAAKGYAAPGGE